From Acipenser ruthenus chromosome 23, fAciRut3.2 maternal haplotype, whole genome shotgun sequence, the proteins below share one genomic window:
- the LOC117413635 gene encoding uncharacterized protein LOC117413635 isoform X2, with amino-acid sequence MPEKDFRFSRTVFCESSDGEPVNSDLRDPFSNIKIEIINVPPPSSKRQLDDSFLEESFKTPLKKHFILSPFFSTPDEHPASSPGLACVLDPCDSLPVGHTFKSPSGSAQQKRKRSCDENFTCIGSKSSNLICVVDPGAGLLKRLGSTQGGELEPSSSRDARAKKSFCPISVQSEKNRCGEQPQIVSKEPEFDFDIDELLSLSPIECHSPYQGIEEFIENCHSFYEQGSSGKLGGEDLESCRVSCTKKEAQQIDGSKQCPDRGYFSKSYHEDLEQYIGNISDDLKNHPLAPLHLTSSSSPIKLETTKVDFEKPCISAGVRHGDDIQVRSVVVFPQKRKEAYAKKAGKKEDKVGIINPFSRKEREVMFKDTELERRKEMYLQCVSGHITDHDEQNQGVMNELLSLMNTVARQEGRITDRQWQHPSDLTSRNYSSGTDKLANKISLQDWQSKNRKYFRRFASIPDKFQRSQVPQTEAL; translated from the exons ATGCCAGAGAAAGACTTTAGGTTTTCCCGAACAGTGTTTTGTGAAAGCTCAGATGGGGAGCCTGTTAATTCTGATCTGCGAGACCCGTTTTCTAATATAAAAATAGAAATCATTAATGTCCCGCCGCCCAGCAGCAAAAGGCAGCTTGACGATTCCTTTCTGGAGGAATCTTTTAAGACTCctttaaagaaacattttattttatcccCCTTTTTTAGCACCCCAGATGAACACCCTGCTAGCTCTCCTGGTTTAGCATGTGTCCTTGACCCCTGTGATTCTTTGCCTGTGGGTCACACCTTTAAATCCCCATCTGGCTCAGCTCAGCAGAAAAGGAAAAGATCATGTGATGAAAATTTTACATGTATAGGTAGCAAGAGCAGCAACTTGATATGTGTTGTAGATCCAGGTGCTGGTCTTCTGAAAAGGCTTGGCTCCACCCAGGGTGGGGAGTTGGAGCCCAGTTCTAGCCGCGATGCTCGGGCAAAGAAAAGTTTCTGCCCTATTTCAGTGCAGTCTGAGAAGAACCGTTGTGGTGAACAACCTCAGATTGTGTCTAAAGAACCAGAATTTGACTTTGATATTGACGAACTTCTGTCCCTAAGCCCGATTGAGTGTCACAGCCCCTACCAAGGGATTGAAGAATTCATTGAAAACTGTCACAGTTTTTATGAACAGGGGAGTAGTGGTAAACTAGGTGGCGAAGACCTAGAATCATGTAGGGTAAGCTGTACCAAGAAAGAGGCACAGCAGATAGACGGGTCAAAGCAATGTCCCGATAGAGGCTATTTTTCAAAATCCTACCACGAAGATTTGGAGCAATACATTGGAAATATCAGCGATGATCTTAAGAATCATCCACTTGCCCCCCTGCATCTAACGTCCTCTTCAAGCCCTATAAAGCTGGAAACCACGAAAGTGGACTTTGAAAAACCATGTATTTCGGCTGGTGTCAGACATGGTGACGATATCCAA GTAAGATCAGTGGTTGTGTttccacaaaaaagaaaagaagcctATGCTAAAAAGGCTGGGAAAAAAGAAGATAAAGTGGGGATCATTAATCCATTTTCTAGAAAAGAAAG GGAGGTAATGTTTAAAGACACAGAGCTGGAACGGCGGAAGGAAATGTACCTGCAGTGTGTATCGGGCCACATTACAGATCATGATGAACAGAACCAAG GTGTGATGAATGAGTTGCTAAGCTTGATGAACACAGTGGCTAGGCAGGAGGGTAGAATAACTGACAGGCAGTGGCAGCATCCCTCAGATCTTACATCAAG AAACTACTCCAGTGGCACTGACAAGCTAGCTAATAAGATCAGTCTCCAGGACTGGCAAAGCAAGAACAGGAAATACTTTCGACGGTTTGCTTCCATTCCAGACAAGTTTCAACGTAGCCAAGTCCCTCAAACGGAGGCACTTTGA
- the LOC117413635 gene encoding S100P-binding protein-like isoform X3, with translation MGTEDNTDDDALNIGAPEHQSSVCINVLETEHISTTDDDLGLPVHESSVCEVLKLQETLDCAVSDSASGTESSVCTSLILQESEVAVTDDDDSLNITQLDVKVRSVVVFPQKRKEAYAKKAGKKEDKVGIINPFSRKEREVMFKDTELERRKEMYLQCVSGHITDHDEQNQGVMNELLSLMNTVARQEGRITDRQWQHPSDLTSRNYSSGTDKLANKISLQDWQSKNRKYFRRFASIPDKFQRSQVPQTEAL, from the exons atggGGACAGAAGATAACACTGATGATGATGCGCTAAACATTGGCGCGCCTGAACACCAATCTTCTGTTTGTATAAATGTATTGGAGACGGAACATATTAGTACAACTGATGACGATCTTGGTTTGCCTGTGCACGAGTCTTCTGTATGTGAAGTTTTGAAATTACAGGAAACTTTAGATTGTGCAGTAAGCGATAGTGCCAGTGGGACTGAATCTTCAGTTTGTACAAGTTTAATACTGCAGGAATCTGAAGTTGCTGTCACTGATGATGATGATTCACTTAACATCACTCAGCTTGATGTCAAG GTAAGATCAGTGGTTGTGTttccacaaaaaagaaaagaagcctATGCTAAAAAGGCTGGGAAAAAAGAAGATAAAGTGGGGATCATTAATCCATTTTCTAGAAAAGAAAG GGAGGTAATGTTTAAAGACACAGAGCTGGAACGGCGGAAGGAAATGTACCTGCAGTGTGTATCGGGCCACATTACAGATCATGATGAACAGAACCAAG GTGTGATGAATGAGTTGCTAAGCTTGATGAACACAGTGGCTAGGCAGGAGGGTAGAATAACTGACAGGCAGTGGCAGCATCCCTCAGATCTTACATCAAG AAACTACTCCAGTGGCACTGACAAGCTAGCTAATAAGATCAGTCTCCAGGACTGGCAAAGCAAGAACAGGAAATACTTTCGACGGTTTGCTTCCATTCCAGACAAGTTTCAACGTAGCCAAGTCCCTCAAACGGAGGCACTTTGA
- the LOC117413635 gene encoding uncharacterized protein LOC117413635 isoform X1 — protein sequence MPEKDFRFSRTVFCESSDGEPVNSDLRDPFSNIKIEIINVPPPSSKRQLDDSFLEESFKTPLKKHFILSPFFSTPDEHPASSPGLACVLDPCDSLPVGHTFKSPSGSAQQKRKRSCDENFTCIGSKSSNLICVVDPGAGLLKRLGSTQGGELEPSSSRDARAKKSFCPISVQSEKNRCGEQPQIVSKEPEFDFDIDELLSLSPIECHSPYQGIEEFIENCHSFYEQGSSGKLGGEDLESCRVSCTKKEAQQIDGSKQCPDRGYFSKSYHEDLEQYIGNISDDLKNHPLAPLHLTSSSSPIKLETTKVDFEKPCISAGVRHGDDIQVNIQSAPSVNAFQNEVSVRSVVVFPQKRKEAYAKKAGKKEDKVGIINPFSRKEREVMFKDTELERRKEMYLQCVSGHITDHDEQNQGVMNELLSLMNTVARQEGRITDRQWQHPSDLTSRNYSSGTDKLANKISLQDWQSKNRKYFRRFASIPDKFQRSQVPQTEAL from the exons ATGCCAGAGAAAGACTTTAGGTTTTCCCGAACAGTGTTTTGTGAAAGCTCAGATGGGGAGCCTGTTAATTCTGATCTGCGAGACCCGTTTTCTAATATAAAAATAGAAATCATTAATGTCCCGCCGCCCAGCAGCAAAAGGCAGCTTGACGATTCCTTTCTGGAGGAATCTTTTAAGACTCctttaaagaaacattttattttatcccCCTTTTTTAGCACCCCAGATGAACACCCTGCTAGCTCTCCTGGTTTAGCATGTGTCCTTGACCCCTGTGATTCTTTGCCTGTGGGTCACACCTTTAAATCCCCATCTGGCTCAGCTCAGCAGAAAAGGAAAAGATCATGTGATGAAAATTTTACATGTATAGGTAGCAAGAGCAGCAACTTGATATGTGTTGTAGATCCAGGTGCTGGTCTTCTGAAAAGGCTTGGCTCCACCCAGGGTGGGGAGTTGGAGCCCAGTTCTAGCCGCGATGCTCGGGCAAAGAAAAGTTTCTGCCCTATTTCAGTGCAGTCTGAGAAGAACCGTTGTGGTGAACAACCTCAGATTGTGTCTAAAGAACCAGAATTTGACTTTGATATTGACGAACTTCTGTCCCTAAGCCCGATTGAGTGTCACAGCCCCTACCAAGGGATTGAAGAATTCATTGAAAACTGTCACAGTTTTTATGAACAGGGGAGTAGTGGTAAACTAGGTGGCGAAGACCTAGAATCATGTAGGGTAAGCTGTACCAAGAAAGAGGCACAGCAGATAGACGGGTCAAAGCAATGTCCCGATAGAGGCTATTTTTCAAAATCCTACCACGAAGATTTGGAGCAATACATTGGAAATATCAGCGATGATCTTAAGAATCATCCACTTGCCCCCCTGCATCTAACGTCCTCTTCAAGCCCTATAAAGCTGGAAACCACGAAAGTGGACTTTGAAAAACCATGTATTTCGGCTGGTGTCAGACATGGTGACGATATCCAAGTAAATATACAAAGTGCACCGTCTGTGAACGCTTTTCAAAATGAAGTTTcg GTAAGATCAGTGGTTGTGTttccacaaaaaagaaaagaagcctATGCTAAAAAGGCTGGGAAAAAAGAAGATAAAGTGGGGATCATTAATCCATTTTCTAGAAAAGAAAG GGAGGTAATGTTTAAAGACACAGAGCTGGAACGGCGGAAGGAAATGTACCTGCAGTGTGTATCGGGCCACATTACAGATCATGATGAACAGAACCAAG GTGTGATGAATGAGTTGCTAAGCTTGATGAACACAGTGGCTAGGCAGGAGGGTAGAATAACTGACAGGCAGTGGCAGCATCCCTCAGATCTTACATCAAG AAACTACTCCAGTGGCACTGACAAGCTAGCTAATAAGATCAGTCTCCAGGACTGGCAAAGCAAGAACAGGAAATACTTTCGACGGTTTGCTTCCATTCCAGACAAGTTTCAACGTAGCCAAGTCCCTCAAACGGAGGCACTTTGA